The Alphaproteobacteria bacterium genomic sequence TTTCGCACCATTAGCGAGGTGGCCCAGGAGCTCGACGTGCCGCAGCACGTACTGCGCTTTTGGGAAGGCAAGTTCAGCCAGATCAGGCCGCTCAAACGCGGCGGTGGCCGGCGCTATTACCGGCCCGAGGACGTCGAGTTGCTGCGCCGCATCCGCAGCCTGCTCTACGGCGAGGGCTATACCATCAAGGGCGTGCAGAAGGTGTTGCGCGAATCGGGGCGGCGCGGCGATAGCACCCCCGTTGCCGGCGCCCCTTTGGGCCCCTCGCGTCGGGCCGAGCTGGAGGGCATCGTGGTCGAGCTCAGATCCTTGCAGGACATGCTTTCGCGGCGCCGCCGCTGAAACTCGGCAGTAGTTCAGGGTTTTGATTAAGATGTAATGTTAATGAATTGAGATTAAAGAGTTTTTGCTGAAAGACTTTGATAAGGCGCGGTCATTGCGGCGTCGCTCCGCCGACGCTATAGTGCGCCCCGCGGCAATGCCGCCAAGGTCGGAGCGTGGCGCAGTCTGGTTAGCGCACCACACTGGGGGTGTGGGGGTCGCAGGTTCAAATCCTGCCGCTCCGACCAATATTCCTTAGATCATCGGCCAAGCACGCGGACCTGATCGCGGCCCCCGCCGATACCCTAAACTTCATCGGCTTTTCGGTTGTGATCGACGGTCGGGCCCTCACCCCGAAGGTCGACGCGCGGGCGT encodes the following:
- a CDS encoding MerR family transcriptional regulator is translated as MAERRSARRVAKSPDAFRTISEVAQELDVPQHVLRFWEGKFSQIRPLKRGGGRRYYRPEDVELLRRIRSLLYGEGYTIKGVQKVLRESGRRGDSTPVAGAPLGPSRRAELEGIVVELRSLQDMLSRRRR